From the genome of Danio rerio strain Tuebingen ecotype United States chromosome 2, GRCz12tu, whole genome shotgun sequence, one region includes:
- the LOC141378001 gene encoding serine/threonine-protein kinase pim-1-like: MAQMAERGSRSRSRSAAFTQTAVQDTETRDASGGLPGYLAPLSSLLADSVSTDQSNRKRKQQTASTSSRRPAKRSRRDQYAKGPLLGRGGFGSVFAGIRRSDGLPVAIKYVSKERTHTRLKVDGQGRLPLEVALMTRVSSPPVCPSVLQLLDWFDHRRRYVLILERPAPCQDLQSFCEENGCLDEPLAKKVLVQLIAALKHCQRRRVLHRDIKPENLLISTDSHDIKLLDFGCGDLMKDSAYRYFAGTPAFAPPEWFRHHRYHASPLTVWSIGVTLYNILCDCFPFRGTRTVTSKSRLHFPRKLSTECRQLIRWCLSAAPADRPSLDDIERHPWFQ, translated from the exons ATGGCGCAAATGGCTGAAAGAGGAA GCCGCTCCAGATCCAGGAGTGCAGCTTTCACCCAGACAGCAGTTCAGGACACAGAGACACGGGACGCTTCTGGTGGGCTTCCTGGTTATTTGGCACCTCTGTCTTCCCTGTTGGCCGATTCAGTGTCCACAGATCAGAGTAACAGGAAGAGGAAGCAGCAAACGGCGTCCACCTCGTCTAGGAGACCTgccaaacgctctcgcagag ACCAGTATGCCAAGGGCCCGTTGCTGGGACGAGGCGGAttcggctctgtgtttgctgggatccgcaggtctgatggactgcca GTGGCCATCAAGTATGTGTCTAAAGAGCGGACGCACACCAGACTGAAAGTT GATGGTCAGGGTCGTCTGCCGCTGGAGGTGGCGTTGATGACCCGCGTCTCTTCACCTCCTGTCtgccccagtgtcctgcagctgctggactggtttgacCATCGCAGACGCTACGTCCTGATCCTAGAGCGTCCAGCTCCTTGCCAAGATCTCCAGAGtttctgtgaggagaacggctgtctggacgagcctctggccaagaaagtgctggtgcagctgatcgcggcGCTGAAACACTGCCAGAGGCGCCGCGTCCTGCACCGGGACAtcaagccagagaacctgctgatctccacagacTCACatgacatcaagctgctggacttcggctgtggagatctgaTGAAGGACTCGGCCTACAGATACTTTGCAG GCACTCCTGCTTTTGCTCCTCCTGAGTGGTTTCGGCATCATCGCTATCATGCCTCTCCACTGACAGTCTGGTCCATCGGCGTGACTCTCTACAACATCCTGTGCGACTGTTTCCCCTTCAGAGGCACACGGACGGTCACGTCCAAAAGCAGACTGCACTTCCCGAGGAAGCTGTCGACAG agtgccgtcagctgattcgctggtgtctcagtgcagcGCCAGCAGATCGGCCCAGTTTAGATGACATTGAGCGCCACCCCTGGTTTCAGTGA